In Papaver somniferum cultivar HN1 chromosome 9, ASM357369v1, whole genome shotgun sequence, the genomic stretch atataaaaataaaaacttaaaaatggGACCAACTATACTTGACCAAGATGATGAGTATACAATCATAATTACGAGCTTGGACTCTGCCTCATCTGCTTAGGCTACTCGGCCTTAATCCAATCTCCACTGGCAGTTCTCTTGAAGATGCGTGGTTTCCTCATAGGAAATGTTTCTCTCCAATTCGGGTGTTGGATCAAATAATCAAACAACCTACAGAAATGGTATGATTTTAGTTACAGCCTTAAATTTATAAGTGTGATTCACCTCGAGAAAATGTGTTATATTGTAACCCGAATTTGATCCAAGTAACATTTCAGAATTGAAGTTTGAGAACAGTCCAAATTTTTGTTTGAAGGATCTACATGATAAGGGCTCATCCTTATAGATACAAATTTGGATCTTCTCATTGTTACCCCACAGGCCAGTGCAACAATTGTGCATAATAAAAGTGGTATACATGGGTTATATCCATACAACACTAGCGCTACATAAGCAAGCAAACCTAGCCTCTCCATTCATTGTATAAAAAAGTGCATGCCCATTGCACATATTGAATCTGCTAGACTTAGGGACCAGGTCATGGTAATAGGAGAATTTAATCTCGACCGATATCGAAAGACAAAGATCATTCTCTGATAATCACATGATCATAGATGAGAGTGGAATTAGGTATTTATGGACAGTGGGATATGATACGAGTTTTAGAAAATGTGCAGGCAAAAGGCTCGTTAAACAGCTATAGGTACCTTCTATGGTTGTCCACGAAATCCGGTCCCTCAGCAGAAGGTGAAGTAGAACAATTGAGGAGGATATCGGAGTCAGAAAGTTGTTGCAAAGAAAGAGCGTATTCTTTCCAACGAAGATTCCTAGATAAACATGACAGTGTACACAGGTGTTAGAGTCCTTCAGAAACATGGCAGTATATCCAAGCGTTAGTTAAAGAGCATTGAAACAAAGAGGGTGATAATTTGAAAAATCCGATTTTGGTTGCTTCTTAAGGTATAGAGTGCAACAAACTTACCAAGAACAGGGAGCGATCTGATACTGGTCACTGTGGCTATCATACGTCTCCAGTAACTTGCCCTTCCAACTTGGATCTGAATATGAAACAGTCACCCGGATCCTCCTAACTATTTCATCTGGGCATCTTGAACTTCTGTCAAAACTAGCAGGCCTCACTGACCCGGAGGAGGTCTCTACCTAAGAAAACATAAACAACTCTGTAACTGAAGTTTCTTCTAAGATACTATATATTACAAGGGTAACTTACTCCAACTAATGACTTGAACCACTCTAGCAAATTTGACAGGGAAGGAAATCATAAAGTTGAATATCATCTCACCATGAACCCATTGAATACAGGATACACATTTCCGTCAGAATCTCGCATAGTATTATGCCCTAATACACAAAATGtttggatatgaaatttgtttCCTTTGTTCTGCAAAGCTTCAATTATTTTTGAACATAAAGGAATTGAGTGATTATATAATTCCAATTCGCTTTCTGATCCACTGCTTCCGCTGGTTTGCTTCACAAGTAATGAATAGACGTGCTTCAGTTACATTGTCATAGTGCCATCTAAGtgtgaaaacaaataaaaattgacAACCCAAGACTAGGGACAAGATTGTGGCCAAACATTGGTTACAGCATCTTCAAAGGCACCGACTATATGCACCTGCAGTTCACATCCTTGAGATAGTTAAGTCCATGCAGGAAATaccaaatacaaaaacaaaaacactttCTAATAAGTAGAAACCGCACATCCAGCTCTGCATTTGAGTTCTGATCAATGAGTAATGACAACATCTGAGTGAGACCCAGATCAACAACCTCTGGAGAATCCACATGGGCAATAGAGGTCCTGCATGCAGGGGAAACAGAAGAACAAGCAATTGTCTTGGTTATTACAACTACGATGTTGAACTTATTAGATATTTGAAATCATGTCTTACCATCCAGTCTTCTGGTTGCGAATGACGATCCCCACACACGTGGTAGCTTCATCTGTTCCAACCAACTATTAATTTGAAAAAGATAACACCCAACGATTGTTAAATCAAAAAGATGAATCTGTCAAGTAATATTGTAAATTCGTGGTCCATATGGAAAGCTGCACTTGATCTGGATGATATAATGTCGATTTATGTCAGAGTGGCACAATATCAGCCCTCTTACGGATAGCAAGAGTGAACTTAATGACCAAATGCTTTGTAGGGATAGATAGAATACCAAAAGCAATAATTTGGGTAATGGTCAGACCGTACACCCACTAAGATGATCTAGTTCCAATCCCAATAAATTATGTTCTACTTCTTATTCTTTCCTACTGCAATGGTCAGACCATTCACCCACTTAGATGCAGATCTAAAGTAGGCGTTGACATTGCAAAGGCAGGATATAGATAATCAGCTATCTTTTTCTGTTCACATTTAAACTACTACATACTCTTCCAAAGAACTTACCTCCACAAGAGCAGGATCAACAGTTGCATACTCTCTTTGAAAAACATAAACATGCTTAGCCGGTGTTGACCTCTCCCCTCTAAACCCTTCCATAACTGAAACCTTCATCACTGGAATAGCTTTCAATTTATTTGAAGCAGACACGAGAAATGGGTGTTCTAACAAAGCAATCAAGTCTTCAATTCCCTGATTATAAGAAAGTTCTCAAGGTCAGAATCATACACAGAAATTTACTGCTTTAGGAGCTTAAGGCTTGAGTTGTATCCTAAGAGAACACATCAACGTTTACTAGTAAATTGGCCGATAAGACGATAATCGGCTCGTGTGAAGATTGCAGACTAATTGAAAACAGGTCAAAACTATTCATCAagaaagaaaccctaaaactgaaaTCAATTTGAGATTAATGCTATAAGTGATGGTTAAGTTAGGGGTTTTATCTTTTGTTCGAAACAAATCAGATTGATCGGGAAACAAATTATTGCATCTTGATAAATAAATCAATTGAGAAGTCAAACTTCAAAGTTTAGGGAGAACGAAAGGAGACCGAGGATTTAATTACCTGAGATGAACCAGTTGAAAAAGGGATCCCATCAACGAAGATCATGATTCTATTTCAGGGTTGAATTTCAAGGTCGGCGAACTGATgatcaaaaataattttttccagTGGAGTAGTTAGTTTGATGGCTTCCGATTTCTGGAAAACTGGCGCCAATTTGAAAACTTGCCCATCTATCTATCGTCTGACTCTGGCGTTGCTATCACGCAACCACGGAGACTTTCAAGTTCCCCGGTGTGAGCATCTGGTGTGGATCAaaaattagttaaaaaaaaattagagcaGTGCAATCCCGCGTGACTTTGCGAATGCCTTCCGGCTTGAGCGGCTTCTAAACCGTCAAATCACGATCTCCCACATTTAAAATCCAGATCTGAAAACCTTGAAACCTTTAAGAAAAGTGGCGGGTCATACACTAAATGTAAATCCAGCCGTTCATCAACGTCTTAGAAGTCGATTGAGCGGGAAGTCATCCCGTCAAGTTATGCGGGATAGCATTGGTCAAAAAATTATCTCGGTACTGAACATACTCGTGCCCCTACCACCACGCGCACACACAGATTTGTAAGGGTTTACTCAATGTAGGGTTCTCATGAGTAATGAGGTGCATCACGCGCACACACAGATTTATAGGGGTTTACCCAATGTAGGGTTCACATGAGATATGAGGTGCGGGATATATCACaagattttgattatttatttggaTCAGAATATTGTTCGTATGTGGATCTCAAATTTTGTGCACTAACAACAACTAGTGTGGAAAAAATAGACACTTTCTCGAATTGACAAAGAAAATTCCTGTTCGGTCGAGTCAGTTCCTCTCCTTTCAGTCGAGTGACTTCGTCCCTCTCAGTctagggtacattatttatatcttCTTActtttgaaccccaataaatatatccttatacaactgtttgagggtgaaaacggtttctgctgatttcggtaatttcgcgtgagtgggtgagaaacgagtctaaaccataaacaatgtactgcaagggagtactttagattcgagagatcaatttgtacaaatccggcctaaaccaagaaatggtcgttccagacttgcttcggtcacaaagtgaaggagaagggttggttttagggagggaagcgaagaaagtgttgagaccagaatagttgattctggaagagtagttgtttgacttgtatcagaaagtgaaagctaacaaatgggaaagctagcaagtgatttctgagtgttgtatgcttatTGAGACACGGTGTTGAGAGACGTGTATCTGAGACTGATTAGGAAACTCTCAGTTATACACGTCTCTTAGAGTCTGTTAAGGAAAGTCTAATCAATGAGACTTCTAAGCTCGGTAAGAACACGTATCTTAGAGTCTGTTAAGGAAAGTCTCAACCAATGAGACTTTTAAGCTCGGTAAGAAATCTAAGGATCCGAGACTGATTAGGAAGATGGTTTAATTGGGACTCTTAAGGTCGGTCTAGAAGAGAGTCGTATTAGGAAAGAAGTTATTTCTATCCCAAGTATTGAATCATATATAATTCGTTGTAAAGAGTTAGAGAAAGAATAATACAAAAGATATCAAATTCTTAACATGGCATCGAGAGCCAGTTTTgaaacctcaaaaaaaaaaaaataaaaaaaaaataaaaaaaaaaaggaagaagaaggatgGTCAATGAGATTGAATCATCAAAAAGTAAGATGGTGGAATATGATACACAGAAGAAGAATCCTGTATATCATCTAGGATCGAGTGATGGACCAGGAACTATCATCACGCCAATAGTTATGAGAGGAAAtaattatgatgaatgggctagagccataagaagatcgcTGATAGCCAAGAGAAAATatggtttcattgatggaactATTAAGCGACCTGAGGATCCAGATCAGTTAGAAGAATGGATAGCAGTGCAATCAACGTTGGTGTCATGGATTGCTAACACGTTGGAGTTGTCAGTAAGATCAACCCTGGGAGATTATGAGGATGCAAGTCTATTATGGGCACACTTGAAGAGAAGATTTTGCGTTGTTAGTGGGACAAGAATATGTCAACTAAAAGCATCTTTAAGTGACTGTAAACAGAAGAAAACAGAGGGAGTTGCTatatattttggaagattgaacaaaatatgggatgagatggtgacttatatgaagataccGCAATGCAAGTGTGGACAGTGTACATGTAATATTGCATCTCAGGTTAGTATGttaagagaagaagatttcttgcaCTATTTTCTGATTGGGTTGGATTCTGTATACAGTTCTTTGCGTGAACAATTGCTTGCAAGGGAACCATTGCCGTCTGTAGATGTTGCATATCAAACCATTGTGAACTCAGAACGCCTGAAGATTGGAGATGGAGCAGTACCTACAGAGATGCAGGAGAATGTTATGGCCTTCAAGGTGCAAGCTGATCAACGACTACTTAATAGTGCTTATAATCCCACCAAGTACTGCAAAACTTGCAGCGGACAAGGACACTCTGATGATGGctgttttaagatcattggatatccagaatggtggggagacaggCCGAAGAATGGCAGAGGAGGAAGAACTGGAGGAAGAGGACGTGCGggaagaggaggtagaggacaaggaggtaatCCTGTCCGTGCTCATAACCTGCATGTTTCGGCAACAAAAGATAGTGCTGGTACGTCATCAGCTGATGAAACGTCTCTAGTAGGAGTTACAGCAGCACAGGTTCAACAGGtgatggagtttttaaactcaagaaaATCGGGTTCTCATCTACAAGGTAAAAAGAATGAAACCTCTtggattgttgacacaggagCAACAAACCATGTTACGTATGAACTTCTTAACATGATAAATGTAAGAGATATTAGGGCATGTTCGGTTGGATTGCCTGATGGAAAGTATGCATCCTCTGAGAAAATAGGAACTATGATTCTTCCTGGTGGATTGAAACTTGAAAACGTACTTTATGTGCCAAAGATAAcctgtaacctaatttcagtcacacaacttattgatgagatgaGTTGTATTATTCAGTGTACTAACaaattatgtcttatacaggaccggtttacgaggaggatgattggagtggctgagagacaaggtggactatatattttctgtggtgtgccgcatgttgaagttatggctgtgcgtgaagatacatatgagttgtggcatcaacgtatgggacatccatcagagaaAGTTTTGCAGAAGTTGCAAGGTGTTAGTAAATTaattaagaagaataatgatgcttgtgatatttgCCCCCGAGCAAAGCATCGTAGAAGCAGCTTTTctagtagtttgagtaaatcaaattgtatttttgatttagttcatatagatttatggagTCCTTATAAGATCCATTCATCATGTGGAGCTCAATATTTTCTGACAATAgtggatgatttttcaagaggtgtttggatttatttaattcggaataaaacagaggttgaatcaatatttcgtgaatttgttgctcttgtgaagcgtcaatttaacaaagatattaaaattgttagaagtgataatgggacggaatttaatgcattacgtggttattttaagactaatggaataGTCTTTGAGACATCATGTGTAGgtactcctcaacaaaatggaagagtagagagaaaacatcaacatataatgaatgtagCAAGGGCTTTAAGATTTCAAGCAAGCTTGCCAAAATGGTTTtggggagagtgtgcattgacagCAGCGTACTTGATAaatcgtacgcctacacctaTCCTAAATAATAAAACACCGTATGAAGTATTGTTTGGAAAACCACCTATATATAAACAATTGAAGGTGTTTGGGTGTTTGTGTTATGTACATGATCAAAATAGTAAAGGAGATAAGTTTGCTAGTCGAGGACGGAGGTGTGTGTTTCTTGGCTATCCATATGGTAGGAAGGCATGGCAAGTTTATGATCTACACACaagaaaatttatggtgtctcgaGATGTAAAATTCTATGAGACACAATTTCCATTTAAGACTGAGATGAATGGTAATATAGTTGAGGCAGATATGATGGAGAGCTCTAGAAGTCATATAGCAACTAATGTTGCTGGGACTGCAACTGAGACTGATCAGTCTGGTGAAGAATGGAGTGATGACGAAGAGTGCATAGTCGCTGATGGTGAAGAAACTGCAGAAAAACAGCGGCAGACGGATGAAGATGTCGCAGTGCAAACTGCAACACCTGTTGAAGATGTCGTTGTTCAGCAAGATGTCGCTGTTCAACGTCAGACTACAACTGCAGGAAAACAGGCAGTTGTGACAAATGATGGACAAGCCACAGATGCTGCAGTTGGGAATGATGATTTAGGTAAGGGGAAGCGTCAGAAGATTCCCTCGAGTAGGCTGAAAGGTTTTGTGACACACACCATtagagaaaatagtccatctcactctcaatcatcacagtcatcatcctcaggtacaccctatcctttgacatattatgttagttgtgacaggttttctgacatgcataaaaattatattgtTGCATTATCTGCAAAGTCTGAGCCGAGGAATTTCAGAGAGGCAATGAAACATCCAGGTTGGAGGAAAGCAATGGCAGAATAAATACGGGCCTTAGAAGAACAAGGCACGTGGGATCTAACAGAATTGCCACCTGGTAAGAAAGCTTTAGGAGGTAAGTGGATATATACGgaaaagtatgatgaaaatgggagttTGGTGCGTTTAAAGGCGAGACTTgtgatttttggaaatcatcaagttgaaggattaGATTACAATGAAACGTTTGCACCAGTGGCAAAAATGACAACTGTTCGTATGTTCTTGGCTGTTGCTGCAGCTAAACAGTGGAatgtgcatcagatggatgtgcataatgcgttcttacatggagatttggaagaggaggtatatatgaaaataccacctggatttgctaAGGGTAACCCTCATATGGTGTGTAAgatgaagaaatcgttgtatgtcctaaaacaagcaccgcggtgttggtttgcgaagctgtcaactgcattgaagaattatgggtttcggcaatcgtactcagattattctctttttactatgatgaAGGGAAAAATGCAACTTAATGtgctggtgtatgttgatgatttgattattgcagGAAATGATCTAGTTGAGCTTACACAATTTAAAGCATACTTGGGtcaatgttttaagatgaaagatttagGAAAGTTGAAATACTTCCTAGGATTGGAAGTGGCTCGTAGTAAACAAGGTTTTTACATTTGCCAGAGAAAGTatgcgttggatattataatggagacaggtttattgggtgcgaaacctgcagaatttcctaTTGAAACCAATCATCGTCTTGCTTTAGCAACAGGAGATTTGCTTTATGATGTAGAAAAATATAGAAGATTGGTTGGGCGTTTGATCTATTTATCTGTCACCAGACCAGATCTTGCTTACTCAGTACATATCTTATCTCAGTTTATGCAacgacctagaatggagcattgggaagcagcacttcgtgtggttagatatttaaagaagaatcctggacaaggaattctgttgcgctctgatagtagtttaaccttgagaggttggtgtgattcagattgggcaagttTTCCTTTAACTAGGCGCTCACTGACGGGATGGTTTGTTTGTTTTGGAGATTCGCCAATATCCtggaagactaagaagcaacCAACTGTGTCTCGTAGCTCGGCTGAAGCGGAATACCGTTCCATGGCGGCAGCTACatgtgaattaaaatggttgaaacaattactcaGTGATATGggggtttaccatacacaagctaTGAGTCTTCTTTGCGATAGTCAATCAGCTTTATATATTACGAAGAACCCTGTTTTTCATGAACGAACGAAACATATTGAAGTGGACTGTCATCTAGTCAGGGATGCGATAATACAGAAGATTATTCTACCTTCTTATACTCCTACCACCATGCAGTTGGCGGATATATTCACAAAGTCGTTGGGAAGAGCTCAGTTTCATGctattttgtccaagatgggcatttgtgacctgcatgctccgtcttgaggggggtattGAGACATGGTGTTGAGAGACGTGTATCTGAGACTGATTAGGAAACTCTCAGTTATACACGTCTCTTAGAGTCTGTTAAGGAAAGTCTAATCAATGAGACTTCTAAGCTCGGTAAGAACACGTATCTTAGAGTCTGTTAAGGAAAGTCTCAACCAATGAGACTTCTAAGCTCGGTAAGAAATCTAAGGATCCGAGACTGATTAGGAAGATGGTTTAATTGGGACCCTTAAGGTCGGTCTAGAAGAGAGTCGTATTAGGAAAGAAGTTATTTCTTTCCCAAGTATTGAATCATATATAATTCGTTGTAAAGAGTTAGAGAAAGAATAATACAAAAGATATCAAATTCTTAAcaatgctcctgaccaaaacttgtcgttttgtggaaataggtaagacctgtttatacaagtcgtaagTCGTAAcccaaacgtactctggtctcgtaagaaatagaaacggttgagtaaagtggaaggaggtggtaacgggtaacgtctggaattgatgttccataatgaaagaaacgtttcaccattattccttgcatttactaaccgactaattcttatgacactttcttgtaacgggcgtagtgtacgccgcacgctgtaaaccgccaaaccaaaaccctaatgagcatcccccagtttgtgacatgtgttgatgtctcgagtgtttttgtggaaaacgtgtagcatgttgttgttttttggaaAGTTAAGCTTGGGAgatttgccggctcggtggtgaccctcgacgatcgagatttttcatcttgagaggaagggtagtcgttgattattgcaacccttcgttttgtagCCAGCAGCATGAAAGCAAGGCCGGCATGACTTTGACAGAGTTAggtgtggccaagctaggattttggcgtggtttaggcgcgactaaaagtcgggttttggcatagtttgggcgcgaccaaaattggggcttggcattgggacaaaagttgtTGCGTGTTAGCTGGTGACTTTGGACGGGTAAGATCTGTGTCCCAGATGGTAGGATGGTCATTGATTGTTGCgacccttcgttttggtagctagtGGTACGAAGGAAAGGCTGACATGGTTTTGGCATAGAGTTGGCGcgggcaaaattagggttttgggaaaaccgtggtgtttggcctcgggccgcaagtttccatgcgtttggtggcgaacttggagggccgagatctgcatctcagatggaagggtggccgttgatcgttgcaacccttcgtttggtagccagcggcatagtttaaagccggcatggctttggcatagagtaggcgcggccaaaattagggttttgggaaaatCGTGGTGTTTGGCCtcgggccgcaagtttccatgcatttgatggcgaacttggagggccgagatctgcatctcagatggaagggtggttgttgatcgttgccacccttcgtttggtagccagcagcATAGTTtaaggccgacatggctttggcatagagtaggcgcggccaaaattagggtttggtgcaaaccgtgatgtttggctttgggccgcaagttgccatgcgttaggtggcgaaattgtgtggctgagatttgcatcccaGAAGGAAGGACagacgttgattattgcaacccttcgttttagcGTGGAGATGTAGCTgacacggcatgtcattggcacatgtggtgcggcatgcatggttggcatgccttggcgcggagacgtggctggcatggtggtgcggctggcatggttggcatgccttggcgcggagacgtggctggcatggtttgccattggcacggtggtgtggctggcatggttggcatgcttggcgcggggacgtggctggcatggtttgccattggcacggtggtgcggctggcatggttggcatgccttggcgcggagacgtggctggcacggtttgccattggcacggttggcatgccttagctcagagacgtggctggcatggtggtgcggctggcatggttggcatgccttggcgcagagacgtggatggcatggtttgccattggcacgatagtgcgtctggcatggttggcatgccttggcgcagagacgtggctggcatggtttgccattggcacggtggtgcggctggcatggttggaatgccttgtcGCAGAGTGGGAGAATTATGGTTAGGCATATACAGAGGTGATGTCAGTTAATACTGAAGGGTTCTGCCGTTGAActtgacacatgtataaaaaaaatgtaccctggtaattcttagcAAGcacgctgattgattcaataaatgcgctattggtcatagtgatgtcatgtcagatatacggttttacgattttaacgctaagctaaaaaccaccatcaacaacaaaaataaatatgtccctactttttaataaccttatccatttacaattagattaccttaatacccttacCCATATaataattttctttatttcaaaatggaacaattaGATATacggtcacctgagatgttttaCGGTGACAGGTCATGCCAATTTCCGGTCggtttccgacaacttttcggcgacaatttttggacatattttctacatgggcctggtggacttcttggtgatgggcaTTTTAAGACTTGACttagttttggaagggagaaaagctacaaaaggagagAGTTTTCTCCAACTTTggtatcacgtattattcttggagctttggagatagctacaactagggtttgctttcgtttatttttcatcttcttcaattattttatgattatgattatgatgaaatccattattatgagtaactaaactcaattattggttatgggataaaagttgatttccaacatgttatttgattcaatgaattagttttgtctcaataatttattgtttatgtttcattattaatattgtcatatgatttgaacgCTAGTTTGTTTGAGtctggaatcaattagattagtcttcatctctattgctagattaggtttttcaatacgaaatagttgtttatccctgattctaagtagcataatgccattattacttgcagtgatacatctttttaattgcatatgaatcataacctttgttaaaacgaattggttcttttacacgtttgtttgcattgattagtcttatttcatagaacttattgctcttagggagttaaacttaattgtgcgtttacactttaggttgctttctaggtagatttcacattatcatcttttaatgttatttgtgataaaatcgggaaataaacgggatactcttgcgatcaagatatcctaggacttttagtagatgagagattaaaattccaattctagtcattgacgaaaatacatgtttgtgaatgatactatatcatgaccaatatcttctccttattgattattcaaattattttattgatttcgcttacttttattgctttgtttatttagataaaacaaacccccccccccttttggttactaagaaactgaaaattgataacaacaaaagcctctctgtgggaacgaactctttcttatcacgtactatatttatatctagttgagtgagaaagtgaattatatttgcacggctgacaaccgatcaaattttggcaccgctgccgaggaggcatacggcttgttactaagtttttagtttcttatcatcatttctgctttcatatttgttttttgttttcttgtcttgtttctcacttgtttgcgagaattgttttcaggtacctaatccctggcttctaaagatcggaactatccaaggtgcgggatatctactcgaagaggcacaatactccaaccaagtcaagacacgacggaagaacaagagttagaagtggaagaagaattacaactagaagaagaacaagaggttccatttgtagaagaaccactagttgaagaagaagaagaagcaatgggtgatgcaaatcgtacactcaaggacttgacttctcataggcttgatgcacaacggtggtgtattgagacaaactcaaccttcgagatcaagccggggttgattagagagttaccgaagtttcatggcatggcgaatgaagatccaaacaagcatctcatggatttccacaacgttatcatggctatgcttccaccggagactaatgcggatggagcaatgttgaaagcttttccattctctttggcggacaatgctaaggaatggttgtattatttaccatccggaagtgtcactacatggaacgggttgaagaaactctttctagagaggtattttcatgcgtcaaaggctactcaaattcgcaaagatatttgtgggataaagcaacacgtaggagaatatttgtatgaatgttgggagcgatacaagagattggtggcaagctgtccacaccaccaatttagtgacgtgatgataatacaatacttctacgaaggtatccaaacaagtgatagatattttcttgatgcagcgggtggtggtgcactagtgaacaagacggtggaccaagctaccgagttgattgaaagcatggctgcaaactcgcaacaattctacacaagaggtgaaccaatggttaggagaGTGCATaaagttacgg encodes the following:
- the LOC113307943 gene encoding protein N-terminal asparagine amidohydrolase-like, with amino-acid sequence MIFVDGIPFSTGSSQGIEDLIALLEHPFLVSASNKLKAIPVMKVSVMEGFRGERSTPAKHVYVFQREYATVDPALVELVGTDEATTCVGIVIRNQKTGWTSIAHVDSPEVVDLGLTQMLSLLIDQNSNAELDVHIVGAFEDAVTNQTSGSSGSESELELYNHSIPLCSKIIEALQNKGNKFHIQTFCVLGHNTMRDSDGNVYPVFNGFMVETSSGSVRPASFDRSSRCPDEIVRRIRVTVSYSDPSWKGKLLETYDSHSDQYQIAPCSWNLRWKEYALSLQQLSDSDILLNCSTSPSAEGPDFVDNHRRLFDYLIQHPNWRETFPMRKPRIFKRTASGDWIKAE